DNA from Petropleomorpha daqingensis:
TCAGGGTCGTGACGCCCGCCTCCCGGAACGCGGCCAGCCGCTCGGCGACCCAGCCCTCGGGCCCCACCAGCGAGGTCGCGTCGACCATCTCCTGGGGGACGGCGGCGGCCGCCTCGGCCTTGCGCCCGGAGAGGTACAGGTCCTGCACGGTCGCGGCGGCCTCGGGGAACCCGTAGCGCACCGTGAGCTCGTTGTAGAAGTTCTTGCCGCGGGCGCCCATCCCGCCGATGTAGAGGGCCAGCGAGTCGCGGGTCTGCTCGCGCAGCCCGTCGAGTCCCTCCCCGATCGCGCAGGGCGCGCCGACGACGACGTCCAGCTCGCCCAGGGCCGGGTCGCGCTTGGCCCGCCCGGCCGCGAGCGAGGCGCCCCAGGTCTCGGCCGCCTTCTCCGGGTAGAAGAAGATCGGCTGCCAGCCCTCGGCGATCTCCGCCGTGAGCTCGACGTTCTTCGGCCCGATCGCGGCGATGGTGATCGGGATCCGCTCCCGGACCGGGGTGTTGATCAGCTTGAGCGGCTTGCCCAGGCCGGTGCCCTGCTCGGGCGGCAGGGGCAGCGTGTAGTACTTCCCGTCGTAGACGACCTTCTCGCGGCGCCAGACCATGCGGCAGATCTCGACGATCTCCCGCAGCCGGCCCAGGGGCGCGTCGTACTTCACGCCGTGGAAGCCCTCGACCACCTGCGGCCCCGAGGCGCCCAGGCCGAGGGTGAACCGGCCGCCCGAGACGAAGTCCAGGCCGGCCGCCGTCATCGCGGTCAGCGTCGGCGTTCGGGTGAAGGCCTGCATGATCGCCGAGGTCAGCTCGAGCCGGTCGGTGATCGCGGCGAGGTAGCCGAGCTGGCTGACCGCGTCGAAGCTGTAGGCCTCGGCGACGGCGACCACGTCGAGCCCCGCCTTCTCCAGGTCGGCGAGCTCGGCCGCGGCCTCCGTGAAGCCGCCGGCGTACTGCAGCTGGGTCCCGATGCGCATCGTCACACCCCCGCCACGGCGGGGAGGTCCCACGTCCGCAGCTCTCGTTTGAGGATCTTCCCGCTGGCGTTGGTGGGCATCGCCTCGAGGACGACGAACTCGCGCGGCACCTTGTAGCGGGCCAGCCGGCCGTTGCAGTGCTCGGTGAGCTCCTCGGGCGTCACGCTCTTCCCCGTGCGCGGGGTGACGAAGGCGCGGACCGCCTCGCCCCAGTGCTCGTCGGGGACGCCGACGACGGCGGCCTGCTGCACGGCCGGGTGCTCGGCCAGCACCGACTCGATCTCGAACGGGTAGATGTTCTCCCCGCCGCGGATGATCATGTCCTTGCTGCGGCCGTGCAGGTACAGGTAGCCCTCCTCGTCGAGGTAGCCCATGTCCCCGGCGCGGAACCAGCCGTCGCGGAACGCGCGGGCGGTGTCCTCGGGCATGTCGAGGTAGCCGTCCATGACCATGTCGCTCCGCGTGGCCACCTCGCCGATCACGCCCGGCGGCACGTCGTTCATGTCCTCGTCGACGATCCGCATCGCGACGCCGAACGAGGGCCGGCCCGCCGAGCGCAGCAGGTCCTCGCGGCCGGCCAGCGCGCGCCGGTGGTCCTCCGGCGTGAGGGTCGACTGCAGGCCGGCCTCGGTGCCGGCGCCGAACGCCTGCAGGAAATCGCACCGGAAGGTGTCCAGCGCCCGGCGCAGCAGCGTCGGGGAGATCGGCGAGGCGCCGTAGGTGACAAGCTGCAGCCGCTCGTAGTCGAACCGGTCCACGCCGTCCAGCTGCAGGATGCTGCTGATCATCGTCGGGACCAGGAAGACGGCGGACACGCGGTCCTCGGCCATGAACCGGTGCACGGTCGGGGCGTCGAACTGCGGCAGCAGCAGCGAGGTGAACCCCCGCGCGATGCCGGCGAGCAACCCGGACACCCCGGAGACGTGGAAGGTCGGCGCCGCGCAGTAGCGGACGTCGTCGCCGCGCATCAGGTACTCGACCGAGCAGATCTGCACCATGTTCTTGTGCATCCGCTGCGACTGCACGACGCCCTTGGGCAGGCCGGTGGTACCGGAGGTGAAGGCCAGCGCGAAGGTGTCGGCGTCGGTGCAGACCACCGGCGGTGCGACGTCGGCGCCCGTGGCGAGCAGCCGGTCGTAGCCGCTCTCGGCCTCGCCCGGAAGCGGGTCGAAGGTCAGCACCAGGCGCAGGCTCGGGTGCGCCTCGGCGACCCCGTCGAGCAGCCCGGCGTAGCGGGCGTCGGAGAACAGCGCGAGCGGCGCGGACCGCGACAGCAGGACGTCGACCTCGGGCCGCGTGAGCCGGTAGTTCAGCGGGACGAACACCGCGCCGGTCTTCGCGCAGGCGAGGACGACCTCCATGTACCGGTGCGAGTCGAGGGCGAAGACGGCGACCCGGTCGCCCCGCCCGATGCCCGCTCCGGCCAGCGCCGAGACCAGCCGGTTCACCCGGCTGTCGAGCTCGGCGAAGCTCAGCGCCCCGCCGTCGGGGAAGAGGAAGGCCGGCTTGCCGGGATGGCGCCGCGCCGACAGCGGCAGCCACTCGCCGATGGACAGCGACAGCGAGTCGGCGACCGAACCACGGGACGTGGTCATCCGGTGCTCCTTTGCAGCGGGTCGGGTCAGGAGGAGAGGGCGGCGGCCTGGTCGGGGGTCAGCCCCCACTCGGCCAGGGCGGTGGGATCGCCGGGGGACGACGGCGCGGCCGGGGCCGCGGTCGCGGGGGTGCGCGCGAAGCGGGGCGCCGGCGCCGGCTGGCCGATCCCGCCGACCTCGAGGAAGGAGCCGCGCGCGGCGTTGTGCGGGTGGGCGTGCGCCTCCCCCGGCGCCAGTACCGGGGCGACGCAGGCGTCGGTGCCGTCGAAGACCTTCGTCCAGTCGTCGCGGGTGCGCTCCGCGAACGCCGCCGCGATCGCGTCGTGCAGCTCCGGCCAGCGCGCGCGGTCCATCTGGTCCGGCAGCGCGGCGCTGTCCAGCTCCAGCAGCCGGACGAGCTCGGCGTAGAACTGCGGCTCGATCGCGCCGACCGCCATCCAGCCCCCGTCGAGGGTGCGGTAGCTGCGGTAGAACGGCGCGCCGCCGTCGAGCAGGTTGCTGCCCCGCTCGTCGGTCCACATCCCGCGGGCGGCCATGCCGTGCAGGTAGGTCGACAGCAACGCGGCGCCGTCGACCATCGCGGCGTCCACGACCTGCCCGCGCCCGGAGATGGAACGCTCCACGAGGGCGGCCAGCACCCCGAAGGCGAGCAGCAGCCCGCCGCCGCCGAAGTCGCCGAGCAGGTTCGCCGGGGGAAGCGGGGCTCCCCCGCGCTCACCGATCGGGTGCAGTGCGCCCGCGAGCGCGATGTAGTCGATGTCGTGCCCCGCGGCCTGGGCCAGCGGGCCGTCCTGGCCCCAGCCGGTCATCCGGCCGTAGACCAGGCGGGGGTTGCGCTCCAGGCAGGTGTCCGGGCCGAGCCCGAGCCGCTCCATGACGCCGGGCCGGAAGCCCTCGACGAGCACGTCGGCGCCGTCGGCGAGAGCCAGCACCGCGTCGCGTGCGGCGGGGTCCTTGAGGTCGGCGGCCACCGCGGCCCGGCGGCCGCGCAGCAGCACCTCGGCATCGGCGGCGGGGAGCTTCCCGGGCCGGTCGACGCGGACGACGTCGGCGCCGAGGTCGGCCAGCAGCATGCAGGCGAAGGGCGCCGGCGCCAGGCCGGTGAACTCCAGCACCCGCACGCCCGCGAGGGGTCCGTGGCCCATCCGCCGCCCCCTTTTTTCTGTCGGATGTGACGTCAATGTCAGGTTCGTTCTACGGGCCGTGCCCCACCTCTGTCAACGACACCCGGCGATCCGGTCCGACATCGCCGGGACCCCTCGCCGCGTGGTTGACGTCACACCCCGTGGACACTAGGAAAATGTGACTCCGACGTCACCGAGCGACCCGGGAGGCGCCGCCGTGCGACCCATGACCCGAGCCGGGAGCTTCCTCACGCTCTCCGCCGACCGCTACCCCGACCGGCCGTGCTTCGTCTTCGGCGACGGCTCGCACCAGACGTTCGCCGAGACCAACAGCCGCGTCAACCGGCTGGCCGACGCGCTGTCCACGGCCGGGGTGAGCACGGGCGGCCGGGTCGCGGTGGTGGCCACCGACAGCGGGGGCTACGTCGAGGTGCTGCTGGCCTGCATGAAGCTCGGCGCGACCTACGTGCCGCTGAACAACCGGCTGCAGTCCGACGAGCTGCTCACGCTGCTGCGCCGCGCCGAACCCACCGCGCTGTTCGCCAGCAGCCGCTACCTGGAGGTCTGCCGGGCGCTGGCGCCGCAGGTGGGCAGCATCCGCCTCGTCGGCGCCTTCGACGGCGAGCCGGCGCCCGGCGTCGTCCCCTTCGAGGAGCTGGTCGACTCCGGCACCGACGTCGAGCCGGACGTCCCGGTCTCCGACGACGACGTGCTCGGCCTGGCGTTCACCAGCGGCACCACCGGCCTGCCCAAGGGCGTGCTGCAGCCGCAGCGGATGGTCAAGTCGCTGGTCGTCAACATGTCGATCGACTACGAGATCGTCCCGGACGAGTTCCGCTACACGGCCTCGCCGATCTTCCACATCGCCGGGCAGGCCATGATCCTCATGCACGTCTGGCGGGGGTTCCCGACGCTGGTGCTGCCGCAGTTCGAACCCTCCACCGTCCTGCGGTGGATGCAGAGCGGGCGGCTGACCGGCGCCTTCCTCGTGCCGACCATGGTGAGCACGCTGCTCGAGCACCCCGACATCGGCGCGGGCTCGTACGCGAACCTGCGCTCGATCATCTACGGCGGCGCCCCGATGTCCCCGGCGCTGCTGCGCCGCGCGCTGGACGTCTTCGGCTGCGACTTCATCAACGCCTTCGGGGCGGCCACCGAGGGCGGCCTGCAGTCGGTGCTGAGCTCGGCCGACCACCGCCGCGCGCTGGCCGGCGCCCCGCACCTGCTGGGGTCGATCGGGAAGCCGGCCTTCGGGGTGGAGCTGCGTCTGGTCGACGAGGCCGGTGCCGACGTCCCCCGGGGCGAGGTCGGGGAGATCATCACCCGCTCGGACCCGGTGATGACCGGCTACCTGGAGATGCCCGAGGAGACCGCCCGCGCGATCCGGGACGGCTGGTTCTGGGGCGGCGACCTCGCCCGGATGGACGACGAGGGCTACCTGTACCTGGCCGGCCGCAGCAAGGACATGATCATCCGCGGCGGGGAGAACATCTACCCGGTCGAGATCGAGACGGTCCTGGCCGACCACCCCTCGGTCGCGCAGGTCGCCGTCGTCGGCCGGCCCGACGACCACTGGGGTGAGGTCGTCGTCGCCTTCGTGACCGGCGACCCGGCCGGCCCGGCGCCGGACCCGGAGGTGCTGCGAGAGCACTGCCGGGCCCACCTGGCCGCCTTCAAGGTGCCGGTCGAGGTGACCGTGGTCGACGCGATGCCGCTCAACGCCAGCGGGAAGATCCTCAAGCGGACGCTGCGCGAGCGGCTCTCCTCCCCCGCCCCCGCGTGAGAGCGGACGCCCGGCACCGACGTCGCGTCAGGTGCCGGGCGCCCCGTCCCGGGAAGCGCTCAGCGCGGCGCCATGCGGATCGCGCCGTCGAGGCGGATGACCTCGCCGTTGAGCATCGGGTTCTCCACGATGTGCTGCACCAGCGCCGCGTACTCGGCCGGCTGGCCCAGCCGGGCCGGGTGCGGGACCTGCGCGCCCAGCGCGGCGCGCACCTCCTCGGGCGCGCTGCCCAGCAGCGGGGTGTCGAACAGCCCCGGCGCGATGGTGACCACGCGGATGAGCAGCGAGGCCAGGTCGCGGGCGATCGGCAGCGTCATGCCGACGATGCCGCCCTTGGACGCCGAGTAGGACGCCTGCCCGATCTGGCCGTCGAAGGCGGCCACCGAGGCGGTGTTGACCACGACGCCGCGCTCGC
Protein-coding regions in this window:
- a CDS encoding LLM class F420-dependent oxidoreductase, whose amino-acid sequence is MRIGTQLQYAGGFTEAAAELADLEKAGLDVVAVAEAYSFDAVSQLGYLAAITDRLELTSAIMQAFTRTPTLTAMTAAGLDFVSGGRFTLGLGASGPQVVEGFHGVKYDAPLGRLREIVEICRMVWRREKVVYDGKYYTLPLPPEQGTGLGKPLKLINTPVRERIPITIAAIGPKNVELTAEIAEGWQPIFFYPEKAAETWGASLAAGRAKRDPALGELDVVVGAPCAIGEGLDGLREQTRDSLALYIGGMGARGKNFYNELTVRYGFPEAAATVQDLYLSGRKAEAAAAVPQEMVDATSLVGPEGWVAERLAAFREAGVTTLMLTFPQGSHAERVRTVERVKKLVADL
- a CDS encoding class I adenylate-forming enzyme family protein; the protein is MTRAGSFLTLSADRYPDRPCFVFGDGSHQTFAETNSRVNRLADALSTAGVSTGGRVAVVATDSGGYVEVLLACMKLGATYVPLNNRLQSDELLTLLRRAEPTALFASSRYLEVCRALAPQVGSIRLVGAFDGEPAPGVVPFEELVDSGTDVEPDVPVSDDDVLGLAFTSGTTGLPKGVLQPQRMVKSLVVNMSIDYEIVPDEFRYTASPIFHIAGQAMILMHVWRGFPTLVLPQFEPSTVLRWMQSGRLTGAFLVPTMVSTLLEHPDIGAGSYANLRSIIYGGAPMSPALLRRALDVFGCDFINAFGAATEGGLQSVLSSADHRRALAGAPHLLGSIGKPAFGVELRLVDEAGADVPRGEVGEIITRSDPVMTGYLEMPEETARAIRDGWFWGGDLARMDDEGYLYLAGRSKDMIIRGGENIYPVEIETVLADHPSVAQVAVVGRPDDHWGEVVVAFVTGDPAGPAPDPEVLREHCRAHLAAFKVPVEVTVVDAMPLNASGKILKRTLRERLSSPAPA
- a CDS encoding CaiB/BaiF CoA transferase family protein — its product is MGHGPLAGVRVLEFTGLAPAPFACMLLADLGADVVRVDRPGKLPAADAEVLLRGRRAAVAADLKDPAARDAVLALADGADVLVEGFRPGVMERLGLGPDTCLERNPRLVYGRMTGWGQDGPLAQAAGHDIDYIALAGALHPIGERGGAPLPPANLLGDFGGGGLLLAFGVLAALVERSISGRGQVVDAAMVDGAALLSTYLHGMAARGMWTDERGSNLLDGGAPFYRSYRTLDGGWMAVGAIEPQFYAELVRLLELDSAALPDQMDRARWPELHDAIAAAFAERTRDDWTKVFDGTDACVAPVLAPGEAHAHPHNAARGSFLEVGGIGQPAPAPRFARTPATAAPAAPSSPGDPTALAEWGLTPDQAAALSS
- a CDS encoding class I adenylate-forming enzyme family protein: MTTSRGSVADSLSLSIGEWLPLSARRHPGKPAFLFPDGGALSFAELDSRVNRLVSALAGAGIGRGDRVAVFALDSHRYMEVVLACAKTGAVFVPLNYRLTRPEVDVLLSRSAPLALFSDARYAGLLDGVAEAHPSLRLVLTFDPLPGEAESGYDRLLATGADVAPPVVCTDADTFALAFTSGTTGLPKGVVQSQRMHKNMVQICSVEYLMRGDDVRYCAAPTFHVSGVSGLLAGIARGFTSLLLPQFDAPTVHRFMAEDRVSAVFLVPTMISSILQLDGVDRFDYERLQLVTYGASPISPTLLRRALDTFRCDFLQAFGAGTEAGLQSTLTPEDHRRALAGREDLLRSAGRPSFGVAMRIVDEDMNDVPPGVIGEVATRSDMVMDGYLDMPEDTARAFRDGWFRAGDMGYLDEEGYLYLHGRSKDMIIRGGENIYPFEIESVLAEHPAVQQAAVVGVPDEHWGEAVRAFVTPRTGKSVTPEELTEHCNGRLARYKVPREFVVLEAMPTNASGKILKRELRTWDLPAVAGV